The window CTCCGTCCTCGCAGCGAAACTCGGCCTCACCGCAACTCCAGCCATCGACATCCCCGTAGCCAGCGCTGGCTCTCTCATCGCCCTCGCCTTCGCAGCTGACCTCGCCCCCCGCTACGGCAACATCCTCATCGTCGCCTCTGAGATCATGTCCCGCCGCATCTCCGACGCCGACCCCGACACCGCCATCCTCTTCGGCGACGGCGCCGGAGCATGCATCGTCTCGCCAGACCAAGGCTTCGCCACCATCGCCGACGTCTCCCTCTCCACCGACGGCAACTTCGCCGACGCCCTCCAACTTCCCCTAGGCGGCGCCATCGAGATGAAAGGCCTCGCCGTCATCCTGCAAGCCTCTCGCAAGATCCCCCGCTCCATCGAAGACCTACTCACCAAAAACAATCTCAAGCCCGCCGACGTCGGCACCTACCTCATGCATCAGGCCAACCTCAACCTCATTCGCAAAGTAGCCGCCGCCCTCACCGTCCCCGAACAAAGCTTCTTCTGCAACATCGCCCGCTACGGCAACACCTCCTCCGCATCTCTCCTCATCGCCGCCTCCGAGTGGCACGCCGCCAACCCAAAACCCTCAAAGCCGATCATCCTCGCAGCCTTCGGAGCAGGCTTCAACTGGGGCAGCATTCTGGCGCTGCCAACTTGATTACCGACACGGCAAGTCCGCAACACCGAACTGCATGAGAACCCACTTAGCCAGCCTCGTCGAGGACTTCCGCAGCCACGCCACCGAGACGGCCGTGGTATCCCATCGCGGCGTTCGTCGCTACGCAACCACCTACGGCGATCTCGCCCAGCTCACAGGCAGGTTCGCCGCTGAGCTCGAACGTCGCGGCATCCTCCCCGGTGAACGTGTCGTCCTCTGGGGCGAAAACTCCGCAGACTGGATCGCAGCATTCTTCGGTTGTCTCCTCCGCGGCGTTCTCGCCGTTCCCCTCGACGCCGCCGGCTCCGCCCTCTTCGCCCAGCGCGTAGTCGCAGAAGTATCCCCAAGGCTCATCGTCGGCGACGCAACCCTCCTCAGCACACTCCAGACCGGCGTACCAACGATCGTTCTCACGCAGATGGTTGCCGATCTACCACTGCAACCCAACTTCACCGTCGACGCCTCCGTGCAGGAAGACACTCCCTTCCAGATCGTCTTCACCTCCGGCACCACCGCCGAGCCAAAAGGAATCGTCCACACCCATCGCAACGTCCTCGCCAGCCTCCGCCCCATCGAAACCGAGATAGCGAAGTATCGCAAGTACGAGCGCTGGGTGCATCCTCTGCGCTTCCTCCACACGCTTCCCCTCAGCCACGTCTTCGGCCAGTTCATGGGTCTATGGGTCCCCGGAATCCTCGCAGCCGAACTGCACTTCGCCGACGCACTCGAACCCGC is drawn from Edaphobacter lichenicola and contains these coding sequences:
- a CDS encoding 3-oxoacyl-ACP synthase III family protein — its product is MSYLLAFGHHVPDLVVTNDALQARTGRDATTMEKSSGIHERRYAPEGTTVADLGLTAARACLENAALRPADIGLILFSSGSSERAFPGPASVLAAKLGLTATPAIDIPVASAGSLIALAFAADLAPRYGNILIVASEIMSRRISDADPDTAILFGDGAGACIVSPDQGFATIADVSLSTDGNFADALQLPLGGAIEMKGLAVILQASRKIPRSIEDLLTKNNLKPADVGTYLMHQANLNLIRKVAAALTVPEQSFFCNIARYGNTSSASLLIAASEWHAANPKPSKPIILAAFGAGFNWGSILALPT